A genomic stretch from Caulobacter sp. FWC2 includes:
- a CDS encoding TonB-dependent receptor has translation MSSFSGSALDETHGRRKRASWFGLASTAVLAAVACGSVASAQEAPSDQVEAIVVTGSRIKSPDATSVSPVGTIGDKEIARRGVVRVEDLINTLPQAFADQGSGNRGGTVGASGTATINLRNLGNQRTLVLIDGRRLMQGDPARSAAQAADINNIPAALIQRIDVVTGGASAVYGSDALAGVVNFMLKRDFDGVQVDAQGGLYMHSNGNAIASAARAAGQLPAFGRSFDGEQQSYSITAGKNFDEGRGNVTGFFSYKHISGVGTKDRDFSTCNLSATATGYACSLSSATYPVQFQLTNPTTGATRGSYALEGNTLRTYRSTDGFNNGNTYDLQSPDKRYNADLFARYQFSDKAEAYGELMYMRDEADIKLSPTAVFTVSEKINCNNPLMSAQEKNLICTSVGLSDAQSANVIVSQRNALGGSRHDYTNHTSYRGVAGLRGDLNSHWRYDVYAQYGRTDYSSRLTGDYSLAKFAKALRAVTDSSGKVVCESVANGTDPSCVPINLFQVDGITPAALNYVQNVVYRDGYTEESILSGSLTGDLGVTSPFASYPIGVAIGAEYRKENISFQPDSFYSSRDVAGNSGGEFPIAGSFDVKEVYGEIRVPLVENKPFFKSLSVEGGVRYSDYSTAGDTWAYKGGGEWAPISDVRLRASYQRAVRAPNLVELFGPQRVVTAAITDPCEGATPKATAAQCALSGVTALQYGSIAPAAGQQSGAMVGGNPNLDPETSNTKSFGVQFTPRFVQGLSVSIDYFDIDVKKLITTVPASIELNQCINSGISCDLIKRNSATGSLVTSGYVVTTSINAGYLKTKGLDFAASYAHDLPELFGADLGRLGLNFAGTRTDKYEVQILPGLAPYRCDGYFGVTCGQPIPQWRHRLVADWTLPSGVNLSTTWRYIGGTKNDKSSTSIYLTGTYQPYDLKMPSVSYVDFAASANVTEKITLRLGVNNAFDKDPPVTASTGGQTSNGAFFAGMYDSLGRYIFVGATARF, from the coding sequence ATGTCGTCCTTTTCCGGTTCCGCGCTCGACGAGACCCACGGCCGCCGCAAGCGCGCGTCGTGGTTCGGACTAGCCTCCACCGCCGTCCTGGCCGCCGTGGCCTGCGGCTCCGTCGCCAGCGCCCAGGAAGCGCCGTCCGATCAGGTCGAGGCCATCGTCGTCACCGGCTCGCGCATCAAGAGCCCCGACGCCACCAGCGTCAGCCCAGTCGGCACTATCGGTGACAAGGAAATCGCCCGTCGCGGCGTCGTGCGGGTCGAGGACCTGATCAACACCCTGCCGCAGGCCTTCGCCGACCAAGGCAGCGGCAATCGCGGCGGCACCGTCGGCGCCAGCGGCACGGCGACCATCAACCTGCGCAACCTCGGCAATCAGCGGACCCTGGTCCTGATCGACGGTCGTCGCTTGATGCAGGGCGATCCGGCCCGCTCGGCGGCCCAGGCGGCCGACATCAACAACATCCCGGCGGCGCTTATCCAGCGCATCGACGTGGTCACGGGCGGCGCCTCGGCCGTCTATGGCTCGGACGCCCTGGCCGGGGTCGTCAACTTCATGCTCAAGCGCGACTTCGACGGCGTGCAGGTGGACGCCCAGGGCGGCCTCTACATGCACTCGAACGGCAACGCGATCGCTTCGGCGGCGCGGGCGGCCGGTCAGCTACCGGCGTTCGGCCGCAGCTTCGACGGCGAGCAGCAGAGCTATTCGATCACCGCCGGCAAGAACTTCGATGAAGGCCGCGGGAACGTCACCGGCTTCTTCAGCTACAAGCACATCTCCGGCGTCGGCACCAAGGATCGCGACTTCTCGACCTGCAACCTGTCGGCCACGGCGACCGGCTATGCCTGCTCGCTGTCCAGCGCCACCTATCCGGTCCAGTTCCAGCTGACCAACCCGACCACCGGCGCGACGCGCGGCAGCTACGCCCTGGAAGGCAATACGCTGCGCACCTATCGCAGCACCGACGGCTTCAACAACGGCAACACCTACGACCTGCAGTCGCCCGACAAGCGCTACAACGCCGACCTGTTCGCTCGATACCAGTTCTCGGACAAGGCCGAGGCCTATGGCGAGCTGATGTACATGCGCGACGAGGCGGACATCAAACTGTCGCCGACCGCCGTGTTCACCGTCTCTGAGAAGATCAACTGCAACAACCCGCTGATGTCGGCCCAGGAAAAGAACCTGATCTGCACCTCGGTCGGCCTGTCCGACGCGCAGAGCGCCAATGTCATCGTCTCGCAGCGCAACGCCCTGGGCGGCTCGCGTCATGACTACACGAACCACACATCGTATCGCGGCGTGGCGGGCCTGCGCGGCGATCTGAATTCGCACTGGCGCTATGACGTCTACGCCCAGTACGGCCGCACCGACTACAGCTCGCGCCTGACCGGCGACTACTCGCTGGCCAAGTTCGCCAAGGCCCTGCGCGCGGTGACCGACAGCAGCGGCAAGGTCGTCTGCGAGTCGGTGGCCAACGGGACCGATCCGTCGTGCGTGCCGATCAACCTGTTCCAGGTCGACGGCATCACCCCGGCGGCGCTGAACTACGTGCAGAACGTGGTCTATCGCGACGGCTACACCGAGGAGAGCATCCTCAGCGGCTCTTTGACCGGCGACCTGGGCGTGACCAGCCCATTCGCGTCCTATCCGATCGGCGTGGCCATCGGCGCTGAATACCGCAAGGAAAATATCAGCTTCCAGCCGGACAGCTTCTACAGCAGCCGTGACGTGGCGGGGAACTCGGGCGGTGAATTCCCGATCGCCGGTTCGTTCGACGTCAAGGAAGTCTATGGCGAGATCCGCGTCCCGCTGGTCGAGAACAAGCCATTCTTCAAGAGCCTGTCGGTCGAGGGCGGCGTCCGCTACTCCGACTACAGCACGGCCGGCGACACCTGGGCCTACAAGGGTGGCGGCGAGTGGGCGCCGATCAGCGACGTGCGCCTGCGCGCCAGCTATCAGCGCGCCGTCCGCGCGCCCAACCTGGTGGAGCTGTTCGGTCCCCAGCGCGTCGTGACCGCGGCGATCACCGATCCGTGCGAAGGCGCGACGCCGAAGGCGACCGCCGCCCAGTGCGCGCTATCGGGCGTGACCGCGCTGCAGTACGGCTCGATCGCGCCGGCGGCGGGCCAGCAGTCGGGCGCCATGGTCGGCGGCAACCCGAACCTGGATCCCGAAACCTCGAACACCAAGTCGTTCGGCGTGCAGTTCACCCCGCGCTTCGTGCAGGGCCTGAGCGTCTCGATCGACTATTTCGACATCGACGTGAAGAAGCTGATCACCACGGTGCCGGCCAGCATCGAGCTGAACCAATGCATCAATTCCGGCATCTCTTGCGATCTGATCAAGCGTAACTCGGCCACCGGCTCGCTGGTGACCAGCGGCTATGTCGTCACCACCAGCATCAACGCCGGCTACCTGAAGACCAAGGGCTTGGATTTCGCGGCCAGCTACGCTCACGACCTGCCGGAACTGTTCGGCGCCGACCTCGGCCGCCTGGGCCTGAACTTCGCGGGCACCAGGACCGACAAGTACGAAGTCCAGATCCTGCCGGGCCTGGCTCCGTACCGTTGCGACGGCTATTTCGGCGTAACGTGCGGCCAGCCGATCCCCCAATGGCGTCACCGCCTGGTGGCGGACTGGACCCTGCCCAGCGGCGTCAACCTGTCGACCACCTGGCGCTACATCGGCGGTACGAAGAACGACAAGTCCAGCACCTCGATCTACCTGACCGGGACCTATCAGCCCTACGACCTGAAGATGCCCAGCGTCAGCTATGTCGACTTCGCCGCCTCGGCCAATGTCACCGAGAAGATCACCCTGCGCCTCGGCGTCAACAACGCCTTCGACAAGGATCCGCCGGTGACCGCCAGCACGGGCGGCCAGACCTCGAACGGCGCCTTCTTCGCCGGGATGTACGACTCGCTGGGTCGCTACATCTTCGTGGGCGCCACCGCCCGCTTCTGA
- a CDS encoding nucleoside hydrolase, which yields MLPCRFSPYLRHAALGLAALLASQALAGGALAQNAFTTASPSTASKEKVLIFFDNDFLGPGQSNIQSLIPLLRDDRVKLLGIGVVTGDAWLKEEAAHALRFLEIAKRPDAAVHLGAQMPLIRTQAEMANWEARYGKVPFKGAWSTPRPGRTYHPQDPDLIPPMPEGEPKLKASEEDAVHALIRNVRAHPGEVTIVSAGPLTNIALALRIAPDIATLAKEIVIEPGKLDTAVARVTGNTDYATDFNFIFDPEAAHIVLTAPWKKITVMGNVTAAAKATQEVVDRIGASGTPVATYVKTYARIGQPLWDEITVAVAIDRSLVTEELVARMDVDTFAGPSYGQPVVWKSDMAPNAGEREVHIVRAIDVPRFVETFVAQASK from the coding sequence ATGCTGCCCTGTCGCTTCTCCCCTTATTTGCGCCACGCAGCCCTTGGCCTGGCGGCGCTGCTCGCGAGCCAGGCGCTCGCGGGCGGCGCGCTCGCCCAAAACGCTTTCACGACCGCTTCGCCATCCACGGCGAGCAAGGAGAAGGTCCTGATCTTCTTCGACAACGACTTCCTTGGCCCCGGTCAGAGCAACATCCAGTCGCTGATCCCGCTACTGCGCGACGACCGGGTCAAGCTGCTGGGCATCGGCGTCGTCACGGGCGACGCGTGGCTGAAGGAAGAAGCCGCGCACGCTCTGCGCTTCCTCGAAATCGCCAAGCGCCCCGACGCCGCCGTCCACCTGGGCGCGCAGATGCCTTTGATCCGCACCCAGGCCGAGATGGCCAACTGGGAGGCGCGCTACGGCAAGGTGCCGTTCAAGGGCGCCTGGAGCACGCCGCGTCCGGGCCGCACCTATCACCCCCAGGATCCCGACCTGATCCCACCGATGCCCGAGGGCGAGCCGAAGCTCAAGGCGTCTGAAGAGGACGCCGTCCACGCTCTGATCCGCAACGTCCGCGCTCATCCTGGCGAGGTGACCATCGTCAGCGCCGGCCCGCTGACCAACATCGCCCTTGCCCTGCGCATCGCGCCCGACATCGCGACCTTGGCCAAGGAAATCGTCATCGAGCCGGGCAAGCTGGACACTGCCGTGGCGCGGGTGACCGGCAACACCGACTACGCCACCGACTTCAACTTCATCTTCGATCCGGAGGCCGCGCACATCGTGCTGACAGCGCCGTGGAAGAAGATCACCGTGATGGGCAATGTCACCGCCGCCGCCAAGGCGACGCAGGAGGTGGTCGATCGCATCGGCGCGTCCGGCACGCCGGTGGCCACCTACGTCAAGACCTACGCCCGCATCGGTCAGCCCCTGTGGGACGAGATCACCGTGGCCGTCGCCATCGACCGCTCGCTGGTCACCGAGGAACTGGTGGCGCGGATGGACGTCGACACCTTCGCCGGCCCGTCCTATGGCCAGCCGGTCGTCTGGAAGTCGGACATGGCCCCCAATGCCGGGGAGCGCGAGGTCCACATCGTGCGGGCCATCGACGTGCCGCGCTTCGTCGAGACCTTCGTGGCGCAGGCCTCCAAATGA
- a CDS encoding glycosyltransferase, with amino-acid sequence MRVLTFLHSFEPGGVERIALRLVRQWRVHDVDAPLFMGRTEGDMAGDVGADLDFIVPPKAGPHRAKMETLWMIRTLPRVVRRVRPDVLFCSGNTYAVVAVALKFLLGRDCPPVLVKVSNDLDRQDQPRWFRFFYRLWLKTQGRHLDHFIGMETPMAEEIAESLCVSADRITIIPDPALSKPLIERLRAARGRGRGEGGGRRFVCVGRLTAQKNIALMLRAFGRGARDDDTLTVIGDGFERANLEGLARDLGLEGRVRFRGYVPEPATLLPEFDVLLLSSNYEGVPAVVLEALAAGLPIVATDCSRSMPTLLGHGAMGDLVPVGDEQALAEAIARARPSFQDQDLSLAQAQRFTIEDAAEAYLRVMSRLCRQRNSDAR; translated from the coding sequence GTGCGTGTCCTGACCTTCCTGCATAGCTTCGAGCCTGGCGGCGTCGAGCGCATCGCGTTGCGACTGGTGCGGCAATGGCGAGTCCATGACGTCGACGCGCCCCTGTTCATGGGCCGAACGGAGGGCGACATGGCGGGTGATGTCGGCGCGGATCTCGATTTCATCGTGCCGCCCAAGGCCGGTCCTCACAGGGCGAAGATGGAAACGCTCTGGATGATCCGGACGCTTCCCAGGGTGGTGCGCAGAGTCCGCCCCGACGTCCTGTTCTGCTCGGGCAATACCTACGCCGTCGTGGCCGTGGCGCTGAAATTTCTGCTCGGTCGCGATTGCCCGCCCGTCCTGGTCAAGGTCAGCAACGACCTCGATCGCCAGGACCAGCCAAGGTGGTTCCGTTTCTTCTATCGCCTTTGGCTCAAGACCCAGGGACGCCATCTGGATCATTTCATCGGCATGGAAACGCCGATGGCCGAGGAGATCGCCGAAAGTCTCTGTGTGTCCGCGGACCGTATCACCATCATCCCCGACCCCGCCTTGTCCAAGCCGTTGATCGAAAGGTTGCGGGCGGCGCGCGGTCGTGGTCGGGGCGAAGGCGGTGGCCGGCGCTTCGTGTGCGTGGGGCGACTTACGGCGCAGAAGAATATCGCCTTGATGCTTCGCGCCTTCGGGCGCGGCGCGCGCGACGACGATACCCTGACCGTGATCGGCGACGGCTTCGAGCGCGCCAATCTCGAAGGCCTCGCGCGGGATCTCGGGCTTGAAGGGCGCGTGAGGTTCCGGGGCTATGTCCCTGAGCCGGCGACGCTCCTGCCTGAGTTCGACGTCCTGCTTCTGTCGTCGAACTATGAGGGCGTGCCCGCCGTCGTTCTGGAAGCGCTCGCGGCCGGACTTCCCATCGTGGCCACCGATTGCAGTCGCAGCATGCCGACCTTGCTCGGCCACGGCGCGATGGGCGACCTTGTCCCGGTGGGCGACGAGCAGGCGCTGGCCGAGGCGATCGCAAGGGCGCGGCCGTCTTTCCAGGACCAGGACCTCAGCCTCGCGCAGGCGCAGCGCTTCACGATCGAGGACGCCGCCGAAGCCTATCTCCGGGTTATGTCCCGCCTTTGTCGCCAGCGGAACAGTGACGCCCGTTAG
- a CDS encoding MmgE/PrpD family protein, with protein MARALAGRVRRSGRDDGLARSGGLPPLSGLTAAIIRQSRAAAADIPPATLDMAGLCVLDWFGLAIGGADEPATRLIREVALMEGSAPAASAVGAGKRFSARQAAVVNGVAGHALDYDDVNLAMHVHPTAVILPGLLALAEAERLAGRAVIEAFVAGYEAAGMIGTLISTSHYARGFHATGTIGAFGAAAACAHLLGLDEEATARAYGLAGSQAAGLKAQFGTMAKPLHAGRAAEAGVMAALWARAGLSARADILEHPRGFAATQSDGLPAEGLRWDGHAMDKNLFKHHAACFGTHGTLEAIGALRRQGLAPEAVRAIRLKVDAGADAMCNIAEPRTGLEAKFSLRFNAALALHGIDTSDVGAYADAVVQRADLQTVRAITEVELAPAGWPEDVTEVTVETRDGRMLVACHDVSKPAGDLNVLKGKLRTKFLNLVEPRLGVSRAKALMNLVETLVSTESLDGLLAASCGGA; from the coding sequence ATGGCGCGCGCGCTGGCCGGCCGAGTTCGACGCTCTGGTCGCGACGACGGATTGGCCCGGTCCGGCGGTCTTCCCCCGTTGAGCGGTCTGACGGCGGCGATCATCCGGCAAAGCCGCGCGGCGGCGGCCGATATTCCGCCCGCCACGCTCGACATGGCGGGCCTCTGCGTCCTCGACTGGTTCGGCCTGGCGATCGGCGGTGCGGATGAGCCCGCGACGCGTCTGATCCGCGAGGTGGCGCTCATGGAGGGCTCGGCGCCGGCAGCCTCGGCGGTCGGCGCAGGAAAGCGTTTCAGCGCTCGCCAGGCCGCCGTGGTCAACGGCGTGGCCGGCCATGCGCTGGACTATGACGACGTCAATCTGGCGATGCATGTGCACCCGACGGCGGTGATCCTGCCTGGGCTATTGGCCCTGGCCGAGGCCGAAAGGCTGGCGGGCCGCGCCGTGATCGAGGCCTTCGTCGCCGGCTACGAGGCCGCCGGCATGATCGGGACTCTGATAAGCACGAGTCACTATGCGCGCGGGTTCCACGCCACCGGCACGATCGGCGCGTTTGGCGCGGCGGCAGCCTGCGCGCATCTGCTGGGCCTCGACGAAGAGGCCACGGCGCGGGCCTACGGCTTGGCGGGCTCGCAGGCGGCAGGGCTGAAGGCGCAGTTCGGGACCATGGCCAAGCCGCTGCACGCGGGGCGCGCCGCCGAGGCCGGCGTGATGGCGGCGCTGTGGGCGCGCGCTGGCTTGAGCGCCCGGGCCGACATCCTGGAGCATCCGCGCGGTTTCGCCGCCACCCAGAGCGACGGGCTGCCGGCGGAGGGGCTGCGCTGGGACGGCCACGCCATGGACAAAAACCTCTTCAAGCACCACGCCGCCTGTTTCGGCACGCACGGGACCCTGGAGGCGATCGGAGCCTTGCGTCGCCAGGGCCTGGCCCCCGAGGCCGTTCGCGCGATCCGCCTGAAGGTCGACGCCGGCGCCGACGCGATGTGCAACATCGCCGAGCCCCGGACGGGGCTGGAGGCCAAGTTCAGCCTGCGCTTCAACGCCGCCCTGGCCCTGCATGGCATTGATACCTCCGACGTTGGCGCCTATGCCGATGCCGTCGTTCAACGCGCCGATCTGCAAACCGTGCGGGCCATCACCGAGGTCGAGCTGGCGCCAGCCGGATGGCCCGAGGACGTCACGGAAGTCACCGTCGAGACCCGCGATGGCCGGATGCTGGTGGCCTGCCACGACGTTTCCAAACCGGCCGGTGATTTGAACGTCCTGAAAGGGAAGCTGCGGACGAAGTTCCTGAATCTGGTCGAACCTCGTCTTGGTGTGTCGCGCGCGAAGGCGCTGATGAATCTAGTCGAAACCCTGGTTTCTACGGAGAGCCTCGACGGGCTGCTCGCGGCCTCATGCGGTGGCGCCTAG
- the add gene encoding adenosine deaminase, whose amino-acid sequence MTYTAPSIGAVPASTLGRPTTDAQRAVFRALPKVELHCHLLGSVRRETFTDMVRRRGAPITEADIAAFYERGEKPVGVLRVLRALERHLLVEPDDFRRITYEYLHDAAAEGVRHAEFFWNPTATVRDTGLAYREAQAGILTGIREARADVGVSALLIPSIDREAEASSALEMVELMLDCRDAAVPGIGIDYRENDRPPELFAEAYALARRNGLKATAHAGEFGMPWTNVQTAVDLLKVDRIDHGYTIVDNPDLARRYAERGPVFTIVPTNSYYLRTLEPERWAIDHPIRAMSALGLKLHPNTDDPTLHNVTPGGAWELMHSHLGYDMADLRAMMLNGVDGSWADDDQKAEWRARWPAEFDALVATTDWPGPAVFPR is encoded by the coding sequence ATGACCTACACAGCCCCATCCATCGGAGCCGTCCCCGCGTCCACGCTGGGGCGCCCGACGACCGACGCCCAGCGCGCGGTGTTCCGCGCCCTTCCCAAGGTCGAGCTGCACTGCCACCTGCTGGGCTCGGTGCGGCGCGAGACCTTCACGGACATGGTCCGGCGCCGTGGCGCGCCGATCACCGAGGCCGACATCGCCGCCTTTTACGAGCGCGGCGAGAAGCCGGTTGGCGTCCTGCGGGTATTGCGAGCCCTGGAACGCCATCTGCTAGTCGAACCCGACGACTTCCGCCGGATCACCTACGAATACCTCCATGACGCGGCGGCCGAGGGCGTGCGTCACGCCGAGTTCTTCTGGAACCCGACAGCGACCGTCCGCGACACCGGCCTGGCCTATCGCGAGGCTCAGGCGGGGATCCTGACGGGCATTCGCGAGGCGCGCGCCGATGTCGGCGTCAGCGCGCTGCTGATCCCGAGCATTGACCGCGAGGCCGAGGCCTCCAGCGCGCTGGAGATGGTCGAGCTGATGCTCGATTGCCGCGACGCTGCCGTGCCCGGGATCGGCATCGACTACCGCGAGAACGACCGTCCGCCCGAGCTCTTCGCCGAGGCCTATGCCCTGGCGCGCCGCAACGGCCTGAAGGCCACGGCCCACGCTGGCGAGTTCGGCATGCCCTGGACCAACGTCCAGACCGCCGTCGACCTGCTGAAGGTCGACCGCATCGACCACGGCTATACCATCGTCGACAATCCTGATCTGGCCCGGCGCTATGCCGAGCGGGGCCCGGTGTTCACGATCGTACCGACCAATTCCTACTACCTGCGCACGCTGGAGCCCGAGCGCTGGGCAATCGACCATCCGATCCGCGCCATGTCGGCGCTGGGCCTGAAACTGCACCCCAACACCGACGACCCGACCTTGCACAACGTCACGCCGGGCGGAGCGTGGGAGCTGATGCACAGCCACCTCGGCTACGATATGGCCGACCTGCGTGCGATGATGCTGAACGGCGTGGACGGTTCCTGGGCCGACGACGACCAGAAAGCCGAATGGCGCGCGCGCTGGCCGGCCGAGTTCGACGCTCTGGTCGCGACGACGGATTGGCCCGGTCCGGCGGTCTTCCCCCGTTGA
- a CDS encoding NCS2 family permease, producing MSRLHTFLDRRFALRARETTISREMVAGLTSFLAAAYLIVVIPSLLSTGGMDRGGATTAAILVMALGSLLMGFYANLPFIVGPGIGGSVILGVTLAHTEHVPFATGLAIAMTSGLLFMVLTLTGARELVVKMIPPQIKLGLGASIGLFIAMLGCRDAGMVAVNAKTMALKLGDFSQPGPVVALIGLAVALALQARKVPGAVLAGIAAAAVAGIPLGLTKLPPSLLSLPHGLGPVALQVDFAGAFSLAALPYVFAFFAGEFFSTLGTTLAIGAKAGLTDAEGNLPGIERPFLVDSFAAAVGPLIGIPAGTALVESAAGVEAGGRTGLTPVTAAVLFLGALCLLPLAMAIPKQATAPALILIGVSMLGTIRHLRSEDVTDLFPAMAMVLLTLISNSFGTGIAGGLLVHVIVQVLAGKAREIPIGLFILAIPLGYYFYTAATH from the coding sequence ATGAGCCGTCTTCACACCTTCCTCGACCGCCGCTTCGCCCTGAGAGCGCGCGAGACGACGATCAGCCGCGAGATGGTGGCGGGCCTGACCAGCTTCCTGGCGGCCGCCTATCTGATCGTGGTCATTCCGTCGCTGCTGTCGACCGGCGGCATGGACCGGGGCGGGGCGACCACGGCGGCGATCCTGGTGATGGCTCTGGGCAGCCTCCTCATGGGGTTCTACGCCAACCTGCCGTTCATCGTCGGCCCTGGCATCGGCGGTTCGGTGATCCTGGGCGTGACCCTGGCCCACACAGAGCATGTGCCGTTCGCCACCGGTCTGGCCATCGCCATGACCTCCGGCCTGCTGTTCATGGTCCTGACCCTGACCGGCGCGCGCGAGCTGGTCGTCAAGATGATCCCGCCGCAGATCAAGCTCGGCCTGGGCGCGTCGATCGGCCTGTTCATCGCCATGCTGGGCTGCCGCGACGCCGGCATGGTCGCGGTCAACGCCAAGACCATGGCCCTAAAGCTGGGCGACTTCTCCCAGCCCGGACCCGTGGTGGCCCTCATCGGCCTGGCCGTCGCCCTGGCCCTGCAGGCGCGTAAGGTTCCCGGTGCGGTGCTGGCCGGCATCGCCGCCGCCGCCGTGGCGGGCATCCCTCTGGGCCTGACCAAGCTGCCGCCGAGCCTGCTTTCGCTTCCGCATGGCCTTGGACCGGTCGCCCTGCAGGTCGACTTCGCGGGGGCGTTCAGCCTGGCGGCTCTGCCCTATGTCTTCGCCTTCTTCGCCGGTGAATTCTTCTCGACCCTGGGCACCACGCTGGCCATCGGCGCCAAGGCCGGGCTGACCGACGCCGAGGGCAACCTGCCGGGCATCGAGCGACCGTTCCTGGTCGACTCCTTCGCCGCCGCCGTGGGGCCGCTGATCGGCATCCCGGCTGGCACCGCCCTGGTCGAGTCCGCCGCTGGCGTCGAGGCGGGCGGCCGCACCGGCCTGACCCCGGTCACTGCCGCCGTGCTGTTCCTGGGCGCCCTGTGTCTGTTGCCGCTGGCCATGGCCATCCCCAAGCAGGCCACGGCTCCTGCTCTGATCCTGATCGGCGTCTCGATGCTGGGCACGATCCGCCACCTGCGCAGCGAGGACGTCACCGATCTCTTCCCCGCCATGGCCATGGTGCTGCTGACCCTGATCTCCAACAGCTTCGGCACCGGCATCGCCGGCGGCCTGCTGGTCCACGTCATCGTCCAGGTGCTGGCCGGCAAAGCGCGCGAGATCCCGATCGGTCTGTTCATCCTGGCCATTCCGCTTGGCTATTATTTCTACACGGCCGCCACGCACTGA
- a CDS encoding LysR family transcriptional regulator, with protein MPPSSIATLPRSATRTQAISLRQLRFFTALAESANFSRAAERMMVSQPALSAAIRQVEDHMGLRLFDRSTHHVALTEAGAAFLPHARRLLTTAENAFVDMTDVATRGRAVVRVGVIPSVVPAAAEAIARLGQERPDICFHLRDGKNDSLMADLRSGALDLVVGVLGRVEDDVEASLITEDEMMLAAPVDHPLASHAALPWSALEGDEIVHFTGGSIGELSSAAMRQNNLSPSQRFRVDQVGSLFGLVGAGMALGVIPWLYARGYETDKIRLIPLTAPTIRRKLMLFQRSKLRDEHPAASALGSALAPSLGAILSAKG; from the coding sequence GTGCCCCCGTCTTCGATCGCCACACTTCCCCGCTCCGCGACCCGCACCCAAGCCATTTCGCTCCGCCAACTGAGGTTCTTCACGGCCCTGGCCGAGTCGGCGAACTTCAGCCGCGCGGCCGAGCGGATGATGGTGTCGCAGCCGGCGCTCAGCGCTGCGATCCGTCAGGTCGAGGATCATATGGGCCTGCGCCTGTTCGACCGCAGCACCCACCACGTCGCCCTGACCGAGGCGGGCGCGGCCTTCCTGCCGCATGCCCGTCGCCTGCTGACCACCGCCGAGAACGCCTTCGTCGACATGACGGACGTGGCCACGCGCGGCCGGGCGGTCGTACGCGTCGGCGTCATTCCCTCGGTGGTGCCCGCCGCGGCCGAGGCCATCGCGCGCCTCGGCCAGGAGCGACCCGACATCTGCTTCCATCTGCGCGACGGTAAGAACGACAGCCTCATGGCCGACCTAAGGTCCGGCGCCCTCGACCTCGTCGTCGGCGTGCTGGGACGTGTCGAGGACGATGTCGAGGCCAGCCTGATTACCGAGGACGAGATGATGCTGGCCGCGCCGGTCGACCATCCCCTGGCCTCGCACGCCGCCCTGCCCTGGAGCGCCCTGGAGGGCGATGAAATCGTCCACTTCACCGGCGGCAGCATCGGCGAGCTGAGTTCTGCGGCCATGCGCCAGAACAACCTTTCGCCCTCCCAGCGCTTCCGGGTGGACCAGGTCGGCTCACTGTTCGGCCTGGTCGGCGCGGGCATGGCCCTGGGCGTCATCCCCTGGCTCTACGCAAGGGGCTACGAGACCGACAAGATCAGGCTGATCCCGCTGACCGCACCGACGATCCGGCGCAAGCTGATGCTCTTCCAACGCTCGAAGCTGCGGGACGAACACCCTGCCGCCAGCGCCTTGGGCTCGGCGCTGGCGCCGTCGCTCGGCGCGATCCTCTCGGCCAAGGGCTAA